A genomic region of Mitsuaria sp. 7 contains the following coding sequences:
- the leuA gene encoding 2-isopropylmalate synthase produces the protein MLKQPQTKYRAFAPIALPDRRWPDVQITKAPLWLSTDLRDGNQALIEPMDPERKLHMFQMLVKIGFKEIEVGFPSASQTDFDFVRLLIEQGHIPDDVTIQVLTQARQPLIERTFESLVGAKRAVVHLYNAVAPVMRRVVLGMSEDEIVDLAVTHTRMIREFAAKQPETDFRFEYSPEMFSSAELSFSKRVVDAVTEAWGATPERKIIINLPSTVEHSTPNLFADMIEWMGRNVARRDCIVLSVHPHNDRGTGTAAAELSIMAGADRLEGCLFGNGERTGNLDLVNVALNLYTQGVHPELDFSDIDEIRRCVEHCNQLPVHPRHPYVGELVYTSFSGSHQDAIKKAFSARKEGDVWEIPYLPIDPKDLGRSYEAVIRVNSQSGKGGISYLLEAEYGIELPRRLQIEFSQIVQGVMDTNGKELGAADLWRIFDREYGVKQAPSLHPQIDTAEDGQTRVQAQADLCVRMVKIDGQGKGPIDAFVEGLNKLLKTQVRVLDYHEHAMGSGADAQAVAYLELRVGEATLFGVGMDGNIASASLKAIVSGLRRASQRGVLKLADRVAV, from the coding sequence ATGCTCAAGCAACCGCAGACCAAGTACCGCGCTTTCGCCCCCATCGCCCTCCCGGACCGCCGCTGGCCCGACGTGCAGATCACGAAGGCGCCGCTGTGGCTGAGCACCGACCTGCGTGACGGCAACCAGGCCCTGATCGAGCCGATGGACCCCGAGCGCAAGCTGCACATGTTCCAGATGCTGGTGAAGATCGGCTTCAAGGAGATCGAGGTCGGTTTCCCGTCCGCGTCGCAGACCGATTTCGACTTCGTGCGGCTGCTGATCGAGCAGGGCCATATCCCTGACGACGTGACGATCCAGGTCTTGACGCAGGCGCGCCAGCCACTGATCGAACGCACGTTCGAATCGCTGGTCGGCGCCAAGCGGGCGGTCGTCCACCTGTACAACGCCGTGGCGCCGGTGATGCGCCGCGTCGTGCTGGGCATGAGCGAGGACGAGATCGTCGACCTGGCCGTCACCCACACGCGGATGATCCGCGAGTTCGCTGCGAAGCAGCCGGAGACGGACTTCCGTTTCGAGTACTCGCCGGAGATGTTCTCCAGCGCCGAACTGAGCTTCTCCAAGCGTGTCGTCGACGCGGTGACCGAAGCGTGGGGCGCGACGCCGGAGCGCAAGATCATCATCAATCTGCCGTCGACGGTCGAGCACTCCACGCCGAACCTGTTCGCCGACATGATCGAGTGGATGGGGCGCAACGTCGCGCGCCGCGACTGCATCGTGCTGTCGGTGCACCCGCACAATGACCGCGGCACCGGCACGGCCGCCGCCGAGCTCTCGATCATGGCCGGCGCCGACCGTCTCGAAGGCTGCCTCTTCGGCAACGGCGAGCGCACCGGCAACCTGGACCTGGTGAATGTCGCGCTCAACCTGTACACGCAGGGTGTCCATCCGGAGCTGGATTTCTCCGACATCGACGAGATCCGCCGCTGCGTCGAGCACTGCAACCAGTTGCCCGTGCATCCGCGCCATCCGTATGTCGGCGAGCTGGTCTACACCTCGTTCTCGGGCTCGCACCAGGACGCGATCAAGAAGGCCTTCTCCGCCCGCAAGGAAGGCGACGTCTGGGAGATCCCGTACCTGCCGATCGACCCGAAGGACCTGGGTCGCAGTTATGAGGCCGTGATCCGCGTCAACAGCCAGTCGGGCAAGGGCGGTATCTCGTATCTGCTCGAGGCGGAATACGGCATCGAACTGCCGCGCCGCCTGCAGATCGAGTTCAGCCAGATCGTCCAGGGCGTGATGGACACCAACGGCAAGGAGCTCGGCGCGGCCGACCTGTGGCGGATCTTCGACCGCGAATACGGTGTGAAGCAGGCGCCGTCGCTGCACCCGCAGATCGACACCGCCGAGGACGGCCAGACCCGCGTCCAGGCGCAGGCCGACCTGTGCGTGCGCATGGTCAAGATCGACGGGCAGGGCAAGGGGCCGATCGACGCCTTCGTCGAGGGCCTGAACAAGCTGCTGAAGACGCAGGTGAGGGTGCTGGACTATCACGAGCACGCGATGGGCAGCGGCGCCGACGCGCAGGCGGTGGCCTACCTGGAGCTTCGCGTGGGCGAGGCGACCTTGTTCGGCGTCGGCATGGACGGCAACATCGCCTCGGCCTCGCTGAAGGCGATCGTCTCCGGGCTGCGCCGCGCGTCGCAGCGCGGTGTCCTGAAGCTCGCCGACCGCGTCGCTGTCTGA
- the pssA gene encoding CDP-diacylglycerol--serine O-phosphatidyltransferase: MNSTENKSVDLLDEDEADGLDAPQRPRHKGIYLLPNLFTLAALFSGFYAIVMGIGGRFEQSVYGIFAAMVLDSLDGRVARMTNTQSTFGEQMDSLSDMVSFGAAPALIMYSWALQGLGKWGWFAAFVYIAGAALRLARFNTNIGVVDRRFFQGVPSPAAAALVMSLIWALDSSGYKDIHRDPTLAWLAFGFTLYAGLTMVTNAPFYSFKDITFKRSVPFIVLVVIMLAIAAINIDPPRVLFGVFCAYGISGYVVYAVRRAKGKPASVIAMSTDEPDEAGLHR; this comes from the coding sequence ATGAATTCGACCGAAAACAAGAGCGTGGACCTGCTCGACGAGGACGAGGCGGACGGCCTCGATGCTCCGCAGCGCCCGCGCCACAAGGGCATCTACCTGCTGCCCAACCTCTTCACGCTGGCGGCGCTGTTCAGCGGCTTCTACGCGATCGTGATGGGCATAGGCGGCCGCTTCGAGCAGTCCGTCTATGGCATCTTCGCGGCGATGGTGCTCGACAGCCTGGATGGCCGTGTCGCACGCATGACCAACACGCAGAGCACCTTCGGCGAACAGATGGACTCGCTGTCCGACATGGTCTCGTTCGGTGCGGCGCCAGCGCTGATCATGTATTCGTGGGCGTTGCAGGGCCTGGGCAAGTGGGGTTGGTTCGCGGCTTTCGTCTATATCGCCGGTGCCGCGCTGCGCCTGGCGCGCTTCAACACGAATATCGGGGTGGTGGACCGCCGTTTCTTCCAGGGCGTGCCCAGCCCGGCCGCCGCAGCGCTGGTGATGAGCCTGATCTGGGCGCTCGACAGCTCGGGCTACAAGGACATCCACCGCGATCCGACGCTTGCGTGGCTGGCCTTCGGCTTCACGCTCTATGCGGGCCTGACCATGGTGACCAACGCGCCGTTCTACAGCTTCAAGGACATTACCTTCAAGCGCTCGGTACCCTTCATCGTGCTGGTGGTGATCATGCTGGCCATTGCGGCGATCAACATCGACCCGCCACGGGTGTTGTTCGGCGTCTTCTGCGCGTATGGCATCTCGGGCTATGTCGTCTACGCAGTCCGGCGCGCCAAGGGCAAGCCGGCCAGCGTGATCGCCATGTCCACCGACGAGCCCGATGAAGCGGGCCTTCACCGATAG
- the ilvC gene encoding ketol-acid reductoisomerase has translation MNVYYDKDADLSLIKGKNVTIIGYGSQGHAHAQNLNESGVKVTVGLRRGGASWAKAEGAGLKVAEIADAVKAADVVMILLPDEQIADVYKKEVEPNIKQGASLAFAHGFNVHYGQVQPREDLDVWMVAPKAPGHTVRNTYKQGGGVPHLIAVYADKTGKARDLALSYAAANGGGKAGIIQTSFREETETDLFGEQAVLCGGAVELIKAGFETLTEAGYAPEMAYFECLHELKLIVDLIYEGGIANMNYSISNNAEYGEYVTGPRVVTAATKDAMRQCLKDIQTGEYAKSFILENKAGAPTLISRRRLTAEHPIEQVGEQLRAMMPWIKANKLVDKSKN, from the coding sequence ATGAACGTGTATTACGACAAGGACGCCGACCTCAGCCTGATCAAGGGCAAGAACGTCACCATCATCGGCTACGGCTCACAAGGCCACGCCCATGCCCAGAACCTGAACGAGAGTGGCGTGAAGGTCACCGTGGGTCTGCGCCGCGGCGGCGCGTCCTGGGCCAAGGCCGAAGGCGCCGGCCTGAAGGTCGCGGAGATCGCCGACGCGGTGAAGGCCGCCGACGTGGTCATGATCCTGCTGCCCGACGAGCAGATCGCCGACGTCTACAAGAAGGAAGTCGAGCCCAACATCAAGCAGGGCGCCTCGCTGGCCTTCGCTCACGGCTTCAACGTCCACTACGGCCAGGTGCAGCCGCGCGAGGACCTGGACGTGTGGATGGTCGCCCCGAAGGCCCCGGGCCACACGGTGCGCAACACCTACAAGCAGGGCGGCGGCGTGCCGCACCTGATCGCCGTCTACGCCGACAAGACCGGCAAGGCGCGTGACCTGGCCCTGAGCTATGCGGCCGCGAACGGCGGCGGCAAGGCCGGCATCATCCAGACCTCGTTCCGCGAAGAGACCGAGACCGACCTGTTCGGCGAGCAGGCCGTGCTGTGCGGCGGTGCCGTCGAGCTGATCAAGGCGGGCTTCGAGACACTGACCGAAGCCGGTTACGCGCCGGAAATGGCCTACTTCGAGTGCCTGCACGAACTCAAGCTGATCGTCGACCTGATCTATGAAGGCGGCATCGCCAACATGAACTACTCGATCTCCAACAACGCGGAGTACGGCGAGTACGTGACCGGCCCGCGCGTGGTGACCGCCGCGACCAAGGACGCGATGCGCCAGTGCCTGAAGGATATCCAGACTGGCGAGTACGCCAAGTCCTTCATCCTGGAGAACAAGGCCGGCGCCCCGACGCTGATCAGCCGCCGCCGCCTGACCGCCGAGCACCCGATCGAGCAGGTCGGCGAGCAGCTGCGCGCGATGATGCCGTGGATCAAGGCCAACAAGCTGGTCGACAAGTCCAAGAACTGA
- the ilvN gene encoding acetolactate synthase small subunit: protein MKHIIALLIENEPGALSRVVALFSARGYNIESLTVAPTEDPSLSRMTIVTSGSDDVIEQITKHLNRLIEVVKVVDLTEGRYIERELMLIKVRAVGKEREELKRTSDIFRGHVIDVTEKTYTIELTGDAGKLDAFIDAIDRSAILETVRTGTSGIGRGERILRV from the coding sequence ATGAAACACATCATTGCTTTGCTCATCGAGAACGAGCCGGGGGCGCTGTCGCGCGTCGTCGCGCTGTTCTCCGCCCGGGGCTACAACATCGAGAGCCTGACCGTGGCGCCCACGGAAGACCCGTCGCTGTCCCGGATGACCATCGTCACCAGCGGCAGCGACGACGTGATCGAGCAGATCACCAAGCACCTGAACCGGCTGATCGAAGTCGTCAAGGTCGTCGATCTGACCGAAGGGCGTTACATCGAGCGCGAGCTCATGCTGATCAAGGTGCGCGCCGTCGGCAAGGAGCGCGAGGAGCTCAAGCGAACCTCCGACATCTTCCGCGGCCACGTCATCGACGTCACGGAGAAGACCTACACGATCGAGCTGACCGGCGACGCCGGCAAGCTCGACGCCTTCATCGACGCGATCGACCGCAGCGCGATCCTAGAGACGGTGCGCACCGGCACCAGCGGCATCGGCCGCGGCGAACGCATCCTGCGCGTCTGA
- a CDS encoding acetolactate synthase 3 catalytic subunit: MDMSAADIKRAAITEARSLPHPHSVSSGQELNGSEILVQSLQAEGVKFLWGYPGGAVLYIYDALYKQDAIQHVLVRHEQAAVHAADGYARATGEVGVALVTSGPGVTNAITGIATAYMDSIPMVIITGQVPTPAIGLDAFQECDTVGITRPIVKHNFLVKDVRDLAMTLKKAFHIARTGRPGPVVVDIPKDVSLNRTAFHYPERVEMRSYNPVKKGHSGQIRKAVQLLMGAKRPYIYTGGGVILGEATAELRQLVDLLGYPCTNTLMGLGSMPGSDPRFLGMLGMHGTYEANMTMQHCDVLLAVGARFDDRVIGNPKHFSSVDRKIIHVDIDPSSISKRVRVDIPIVGDVKDVLQELIAQIKEAQARPDADAINAWWSQINDWRKRDCLAYKQSNEVIKPQYVLETLWNLTRDRDAYFTSDVGQHQMWAAQFLRFNEPRRWINSGGLGTMGVGLPYAMGIKLAKPESDVFCITGEGSIQMNIQELSTCQQYKTPVKVVSLNNRYLGMVRQWQELDYGKRYSHSYMDALPDFVKLAEAYGHVGLLVEKPSDVEPALREAMRLKDRTVFIDVRTDPTENVWPMVQAGKGISEMLLGSEDL; the protein is encoded by the coding sequence ATGGACATGTCTGCCGCGGACATCAAACGTGCAGCGATCACGGAAGCTCGCTCACTGCCGCACCCCCATTCCGTCAGTTCCGGTCAGGAACTGAATGGCTCCGAAATCCTGGTTCAGAGTCTTCAGGCCGAAGGCGTGAAGTTCCTCTGGGGCTATCCAGGCGGTGCCGTCCTCTACATCTACGACGCGCTCTACAAGCAGGACGCCATCCAGCACGTGCTGGTACGTCACGAGCAGGCTGCCGTGCATGCCGCCGATGGCTACGCACGCGCCACCGGGGAAGTCGGCGTCGCGCTGGTGACCTCGGGTCCCGGCGTCACGAACGCGATCACCGGCATTGCGACGGCGTACATGGACTCGATCCCGATGGTGATCATCACCGGTCAGGTCCCGACGCCCGCCATCGGCCTCGACGCCTTCCAGGAATGCGACACCGTCGGCATCACACGCCCGATCGTCAAGCACAACTTCCTGGTCAAGGACGTGCGCGACCTTGCGATGACCTTGAAGAAGGCGTTCCACATCGCGCGTACGGGCCGTCCCGGCCCGGTCGTGGTCGACATCCCGAAGGACGTCTCGCTCAATCGCACCGCGTTCCATTACCCGGAGCGTGTCGAGATGCGCTCTTACAACCCGGTGAAGAAGGGCCACAGCGGTCAGATCCGCAAGGCGGTCCAACTGCTGATGGGGGCCAAGCGGCCTTACATCTACACCGGCGGCGGCGTGATCCTGGGCGAGGCCACGGCGGAATTGCGCCAGCTGGTCGACCTGCTGGGCTACCCCTGCACGAACACGCTGATGGGCCTGGGCTCGATGCCCGGCAGCGATCCGCGTTTCCTGGGCATGCTGGGCATGCACGGAACCTACGAAGCCAACATGACGATGCAGCACTGCGATGTGCTGCTGGCCGTCGGTGCGCGCTTCGACGACCGCGTGATCGGCAACCCGAAGCACTTCTCGTCGGTCGATCGCAAGATCATCCACGTCGACATCGATCCGTCGTCGATCTCCAAGCGGGTGCGCGTGGACATCCCGATCGTCGGCGACGTCAAAGACGTGCTGCAGGAACTGATCGCGCAGATCAAGGAAGCGCAGGCAAGACCTGACGCCGACGCGATCAACGCCTGGTGGAGCCAGATCAACGACTGGCGCAAGCGCGACTGCCTGGCCTACAAGCAGTCGAACGAGGTCATCAAGCCGCAGTACGTCCTCGAGACGCTGTGGAACCTGACCCGCGACCGCGACGCCTACTTCACCTCGGACGTCGGCCAGCATCAGATGTGGGCCGCGCAGTTCCTGCGCTTCAACGAACCGCGTCGCTGGATCAACTCCGGCGGCCTGGGCACGATGGGCGTGGGCCTGCCGTACGCGATGGGCATCAAGCTGGCGAAGCCCGAGTCGGATGTGTTCTGCATCACCGGCGAGGGCAGCATCCAGATGAACATCCAGGAACTGTCCACCTGCCAGCAGTACAAGACGCCTGTGAAGGTGGTCTCGCTGAACAACCGCTACCTGGGCATGGTGCGGCAGTGGCAGGAGCTGGACTACGGCAAGCGCTACTCGCACAGCTACATGGATGCGCTGCCGGACTTCGTCAAGCTGGCCGAGGCCTACGGACACGTGGGCCTGCTGGTGGAGAAGCCCTCGGACGTGGAGCCCGCGCTGCGGGAGGCGATGCGGTTGAAGGACCGCACCGTCTTCATCGACGTGCGCACCGATCCGACCGAGAACGTCTGGCCCATGGTCCAGGCGGGCAAGGGCATCTCCGAGATGCTGCTGGGGTCCGAGGACCTCTGA
- a CDS encoding RNA polymerase sigma factor yields the protein MATDKELNDFLKTADRRAFKRTVYMVRDEDAALDIVQDAMIRLAEKYFDRPAAELPLLFQRILSNATMDWFRRQKVRNALFSNLSDFEGADPGDDFDLLESLETREGSMGALSAADEVSRVQVLAAIEQEVAALPARQREAFLLRYWEELDVAETAAVMGCSEGSVKTHCSRAVHALAKTLKAKGISL from the coding sequence TTGGCCACAGACAAAGAACTCAACGACTTTCTCAAGACCGCCGATCGGCGCGCCTTCAAGCGCACGGTCTACATGGTTCGAGACGAGGACGCCGCGCTGGACATCGTCCAGGACGCCATGATCCGGTTGGCCGAGAAGTATTTCGACCGTCCGGCGGCGGAGCTGCCGCTGCTGTTCCAGCGCATCCTGTCCAACGCGACGATGGACTGGTTCCGTCGGCAGAAGGTACGCAACGCGCTGTTCAGCAACCTGTCGGACTTCGAAGGCGCCGATCCCGGCGACGATTTCGACCTGCTGGAATCGCTGGAGACGCGGGAAGGATCGATGGGGGCGCTGTCCGCCGCGGACGAGGTGTCGCGCGTTCAGGTGCTGGCCGCGATCGAACAGGAAGTTGCTGCTTTGCCGGCACGTCAACGGGAAGCCTTCCTGCTGCGTTACTGGGAGGAACTCGACGTCGCCGAAACGGCAGCGGTCATGGGTTGCTCGGAGGGCAGCGTGAAGACACACTGCTCCCGCGCCGTGCATGCGCTGGCCAAAACGCTGAAAGCCAAGGGAATCTCGCTATGA
- a CDS encoding DUF3619 family protein has protein sequence MNKNTPGTPLPLEADARVTRFGLRVAAGLTEHSETLSGDIQARLRFAREQALAKAMAARAAAPAQTASDARHVGGGTLALGGGDKTPRWRKAATLLPLALLLGGLLLIQHSQWYEQIRSAAELDTEMLSRPLPPAAYSDPGFREYLNEDQTDPNNPNGAADGEKSDEAKSSQ, from the coding sequence ATGAACAAGAACACGCCAGGAACGCCGCTGCCGCTCGAGGCGGATGCGCGCGTGACCCGTTTCGGCCTCCGGGTGGCCGCGGGCCTGACCGAGCACAGCGAGACCCTGTCCGGCGACATCCAGGCCCGGCTTCGCTTCGCGCGTGAGCAGGCGCTCGCCAAGGCGATGGCCGCGCGCGCCGCGGCGCCCGCGCAGACCGCCTCCGACGCCCGCCATGTGGGCGGCGGCACGCTCGCCCTGGGTGGCGGCGACAAGACCCCGCGCTGGAGAAAGGCCGCGACGCTGCTGCCGTTGGCGCTGCTGCTGGGCGGCCTGCTGCTGATCCAGCACAGCCAGTGGTACGAGCAGATCCGCAGCGCGGCCGAGCTCGACACGGAGATGCTCTCCCGGCCGCTGCCACCGGCGGCGTACAGCGACCCCGGCTTCCGCGAGTACCTGAACGAGGATCAGACCGATCCGAACAACCCGAACGGCGCCGCCGACGGCGAGAAGTCCGACGAAGCGAAATCGTCGCAGTGA
- a CDS encoding DUF3106 domain-containing protein encodes MRGDLSVSPDSSASRRWARRLSLAAACGVLGFGAAMAPAQDAAASAPVEGNLPIASPAPRAASSARPVSPTVTPGTLTSSQNWASLSASQKEALAPLSKEWDQLDGARKGKWLEIAARYPTLPAEHQQRLRERMVEWTRMSPAERQRARIGYQHANELRVPEQETRLREKWDAYQALPPEKRQRLVERAAEKASAAGRDAPPAPTRAKAPIQRTPLTATTGPTIVQAMPGATTVLMTQRAEPPLPGASAAPGRPIRSPREAKLDPDTLLPRRDAASR; translated from the coding sequence GTGAGGGGTGATCTCAGCGTTTCCCCGGATTCTTCAGCATCGCGCCGCTGGGCGCGACGCCTGAGCCTCGCGGCCGCCTGCGGCGTGCTCGGCTTCGGCGCCGCGATGGCTCCGGCACAGGACGCCGCCGCGTCCGCGCCGGTCGAGGGCAACCTCCCGATCGCTTCACCGGCACCGCGCGCCGCGTCGTCAGCCAGACCCGTCTCGCCGACGGTCACGCCCGGCACGCTGACCAGCAGCCAGAATTGGGCCTCGCTGAGCGCGTCGCAGAAGGAGGCGCTGGCCCCGCTGTCCAAGGAATGGGATCAGCTCGACGGCGCCCGCAAGGGCAAGTGGCTGGAGATTGCCGCCCGTTATCCGACGCTGCCGGCCGAGCATCAGCAGCGTCTGCGCGAACGCATGGTCGAGTGGACCCGGATGTCGCCGGCAGAACGCCAACGCGCCCGCATCGGCTACCAGCACGCGAACGAACTCCGCGTGCCGGAACAGGAAACCAGACTGCGCGAGAAGTGGGACGCCTATCAGGCGCTGCCGCCGGAGAAGCGCCAGCGCCTGGTGGAACGCGCCGCGGAGAAGGCGTCGGCCGCCGGCCGCGACGCGCCGCCCGCCCCCACGCGAGCGAAGGCGCCGATCCAGCGCACGCCGCTGACCGCCACGACCGGACCCACGATCGTCCAGGCCATGCCTGGCGCCACCACGGTGTTGATGACGCAACGCGCGGAACCGCCACTGCCCGGCGCCAGCGCAGCGCCCGGCCGGCCGATCCGCTCGCCCCGCGAGGCGAAGCTCGACCCGGATACGCTGCTTCCCCGACGCGACGCGGCCAGCCGCTAA
- a CDS encoding RDD family protein, which translates to MTSAPVAGDAPPPGLMRRLAAFIYEGVVLFGVVFIAGWLYSTLTQQRNALIGQSGLQAFLFLVLGIYFIWFWSRGGQTVAMRAWHLRVVDANGRPLTQARATARYLAAWLWFLPALASVHLLGLDGSTGAIFGAMFAGIAAYLLLARLHPQRQFLHDVICGTRLITQLPPPRPKKSAALPADS; encoded by the coding sequence ATGACCTCCGCCCCCGTTGCCGGCGACGCCCCACCGCCAGGCTTGATGCGCCGCCTCGCCGCCTTCATTTATGAAGGCGTCGTCTTGTTCGGCGTCGTGTTCATCGCCGGCTGGCTGTACTCGACACTGACCCAGCAACGCAATGCGCTGATCGGGCAGAGTGGCCTGCAGGCCTTCCTGTTCCTGGTGCTGGGCATCTACTTCATCTGGTTCTGGTCGCGCGGCGGCCAGACCGTGGCCATGCGGGCCTGGCACCTGCGCGTGGTCGACGCGAACGGCCGTCCGCTCACGCAGGCGCGCGCGACCGCCCGCTACCTCGCCGCCTGGCTCTGGTTCCTGCCGGCCCTGGCCAGCGTGCACCTGCTGGGCCTGGACGGGAGCACCGGCGCGATCTTCGGCGCGATGTTCGCCGGCATCGCCGCCTACCTGCTGCTGGCCCGGCTGCATCCGCAACGGCAGTTCCTGCACGACGTGATCTGCGGCACCCGCCTGATCACGCAACTGCCGCCGCCCCGCCCGAAGAAGTCCGCCGCGCTGCCGGCCGACTCCTGA
- a CDS encoding diacylglycerol kinase, translating into MSNPHKGRTGLDRILHAAGYSWDGLRAAYRGESAFRQETWLTIIGVPLAFWVGRDWVQVALLAGSLILVLIVELLNSAVEAVVDRVSFELHDLSKRAKDIASAAVLLSLVLAGGIWAAAIWQHLH; encoded by the coding sequence ATGAGCAACCCCCACAAGGGCCGCACCGGCCTGGATCGCATCCTGCACGCCGCCGGTTATTCCTGGGACGGCCTGCGCGCCGCCTACCGCGGCGAGAGCGCCTTCCGCCAGGAGACCTGGCTGACGATCATCGGCGTACCGCTCGCGTTCTGGGTCGGGAGAGACTGGGTCCAGGTCGCGCTGCTGGCCGGCTCGCTGATCCTGGTGCTGATCGTCGAGCTGCTGAACTCGGCGGTGGAAGCCGTCGTCGACCGCGTGTCCTTTGAGCTGCATGACCTCAGCAAACGCGCCAAGGACATCGCCAGCGCCGCCGTGCTGCTGTCGCTGGTGCTGGCGGGCGGCATCTGGGCGGCCGCCATCTGGCAGCACCTGCACTGA
- a CDS encoding P-II family nitrogen regulator, translating into MKQITAIIKPFKLDEVREALAEVGASGLTVTEVKGFGRQKGHTELYRGAEYVVDFLPKVKVEVVVKDDEVERSIDAILKAAKTGKIGDGKIFVTAVEQVIRIRTGEQDEAAV; encoded by the coding sequence ATGAAACAGATCACCGCCATCATCAAACCGTTCAAGCTCGACGAAGTGCGCGAAGCGCTGGCCGAGGTCGGCGCGTCCGGCCTGACGGTCACGGAAGTGAAGGGCTTCGGCCGCCAGAAGGGCCACACCGAGCTGTACCGCGGCGCCGAGTACGTGGTCGACTTCCTGCCCAAGGTCAAGGTCGAGGTCGTCGTGAAGGACGACGAGGTCGAGCGTTCCATCGATGCCATCCTGAAGGCCGCCAAGACCGGCAAGATCGGCGACGGCAAGATCTTCGTCACCGCCGTGGAGCAGGTCATCCGCATCCGCACCGGCGAACAGGACGAAGCCGCGGTCTGA